The Plasmodium vinckei vinckei genome assembly, chromosome: PVVCY_14 genome window below encodes:
- a CDS encoding merozoite surface protein 9, putative produces the protein MKIGIVAFPLLMIALRSKSADAFKSNTLETKINYGILNNYEELLKIARCQYCLTAIKPAEEEKCDAIMNECRNMLTDKELGLLLKAITGDNGSKKSVYIHGKHSNTLRKIIKVLEAQSKNIESIKTIVRGIKKNGGSKLKASGPNSQELAKLNTNIQNIKKGFQFLSNNFNTINKHINTPNNDMSQIYNKIVNSANPEELSKSIEKIDSTEESSEGFNDIIKSSVQDIFDEGETIMNVVKTVLVQESDGIGNDLAGLIEKGKEIGEQIVSIEGILSPQNGLFSGGLPSLDKLYKLTINLSSYEELLIKLKDVVLSKLKDILLRLLYKSYITYRKNKAIELGEEEIAIVSEDEYLDELKKGVLQLSMKLLYSKVKRLLTKIKNKIFYKKVKEISPESLPIEIPEYDYDDDDDVIVGGESIPFNKSSLHTKLFRGTSSPEKAILSRIDKMISEIDLYEEVLSTDKSTDVEDDEMLSVVEAMDETESDEAELSNEHVQKIINENIAIEAINDLLKIDGAAIEGNDSQNKSHNLIADIEKDANALSNNSETSDNIMKKIVVYVIKEKLSDLAKELSDNKLEDASKTPESSDNVTPKNTPVPTQA, from the coding sequence ATGAAGATTGGAATTGTGGCATTCCCTTTACTTATGATTGCTCTTAGAAGCAAGTCTGCTGATGCTTTTAAATCAAATACTTTggaaacaaaaattaattatggcattctaaataattatgaagaGTTGTTAAAAATAGCAAGATGCCAATATTGCTTAACAGCCATCAAACCTGctgaagaagaaaaatgtGATGCCATAATGAATGAATGTAGAAATATGTTAACTGATAAAGAACTTGGACTTTTATTAAAAGCCATAACAGGTGATAATGGAAGTAAGAAATCTGTATATATTCATGGAAAGCATAGTAATACattaagaaaaattattaaagtTTTAGAAGCacaatcaaaaaatattgaatcAATAAAAACTATTGTACGtggtattaaaaaaaatggtggTTCTAAGTTAAAAGCTAGTGGTCCCAATAGCCAAGAATTAGCTAAATTAAACACAAAcattcaaaatataaaaaaaggttTCCAATTTTTAAGTAATAATTTCAACACAATTAATAAACACATTAACACAccaaataatgatatgTCCCAAATTTATAACAAAATAGTAAACTCAGCCAATCCTGAGGAATTATCAAAAtcaatagaaaaaatagattCAACAGAAGAATCAAGCGAAGGTTTCaatgatattataaaatcaaGTGTTCAAGATATTTTTGATGAAGGAGAAACTATAATGAATGTAGTTAAAACTGTTTTAGTACAAGAAAGTGATGGAATTGGAAATGATTTAGCAGGATTAATtgaaaaaggaaaagaaATCGGAGAACAAATTGTAAGCATTGAAGGAATACTATCTCCACAAAATGGATTATTTAGTGGTGGTCTCCCATCATTAGataaattatacaaattaaCAATTAACTTATCATCTTATGAAGAGTTGTTAATTAAACTTAAGGATGTAGTATTATCCAAATTAAAAGATATCTTATTAAGattgttatataaatcatatataacttacagaaaaaataaagcaaTCGAATTAGGAGAAGAAGAAATAGCAATAGTTAGCGAAGATGAATATTTAGATGAGTTGAAAAAAGGTGTATTACAATTAAGtatgaaattattatatagcaAAGTCAAAAGATTATTAactaaaattaaaaacaaaatattctaTAAAAAGGTTAAAGAAATTTCCCCTGAATCATTACCAATTGAAATTCCAGAATATGATTATGATGACGATGATGATGTTATTGTTGGTGGTGAATCTATTCCATTCAATAAATCTTCATTACATACTAAATTATTCAGAGGTACTTCATCTCCAGAAAAAGCTATATTATCTAGAATCGATAAGATGATTAGTGAAATCGATTTATACGAAGAAGTATTATCTACTGATAAATCTACAGATGTTGAAGATGATGAAATGTTATCAGTTGTCGAAGCTATGGATGAAACCGAATCCGATGAAGCTGAATTATCAAATGAACATGTACAGAAAATTATCAATGAAAACATTGCCATAGAAGCTATCAATGATTTACTTAAAATCGATGGAGCTGCAATAGAAGGTAATGATtcacaaaataaatcacATAATTTAATCGCTGATATTGAAAAAGATGCTAACGCTCTAAGCAACAATTCAGAAACCTCTGACAATATCATGAAAAAAATCGTTGTATAtgttataaaagaaaaattatctGATTTAGCAAAAGAATTATCAGACAATAAATTAGAAGACGCATCTAAAACCCCAGAATCTTCAGATAATGTAACTCCAAAAAATACTCCAGTTCCAACTCAAgcataa
- a CDS encoding RNA pseudouridylate synthase, putative, with amino-acid sequence MFPSVQLKKTVFLRLSKILSLSSVVSRNKAQELIRSGNVKVDNQIVKQNTVIDVNSKIEVNGREINVDITTKLWGIYKPKNVFCNTDQNYIYEEKKLMNKKTKHILLNDGNDKLQICSENMNKLKGENNKTLIYKSDLYNTNKISRTDNSNINRGVYFPNYTETGINKRKIRGDEKNIALSTNTSKLNVNLFDFIKKKNILYEEKNKIENYIPEHLIIVNSLDSDMEGIILLTNDGDFANKLKDINNNILTTYLIKTQEELTNEKIELLRKGCTIDDTHIRPLELKIIKPNLLYKWLKLTYVEKSQTHLNLLFSKYNMTIRKCKRYSFGPYKSSDLSGNFLMPLKIHSTINHLIPKHEYKLTLSHPTGNILMDAHQKCVKIKDYLNDSVVRE; translated from the exons atGTTTCCCTCTGTTCAGTTAAAGAAAac TGTATTTTTAAGgctttcaaaaatattgtcTCTATCTTCAGTGGTGTCGAGAAACAAAGCCCAAGAATTGATCAGGAGTGGAAACGTTAAG GTGGATAACCAGATTGTTAAGCAAAATACTGTGATTGATGTAAATTCTAAAATCGAAGTGAATGGGCGTGAAATAAATGTAGATATAACAACAAAGTTATGGGGAATATATAAACCGAAAAATGTGTTTTGTAATACAgatcaaaattatatatatgaagaaaaaaaattaatgaataaaaaaacaaaacataTACTATTAAATGATGGAAATGATAAATTACAAATATGTTctgaaaatatgaacaaattaaaaggagaaaataataagacattaatttataaaagtgacttatataatactaataaaataagtcGAACTGATAACAGTAATATAAATCGAGGTGTGTATTTTCCAAATTATACAGAAACAGGAAtaaacaaaagaaaaattcgaggtgatgaaaaaaatattgcatTAAGTACAAACACATCTAAACTTAATGTTAATctttttgattttataaaaaaaaaaaatatattatatgaagaaaaaaataaaatcgaaaattatataccaGAGCATCTAATTATTGTAAATAGTCTCGATTCTGATATGGAAGGAATAATACTATTAACAAATGATGGTGATTTTgcaaacaaattaaaagatataaataataatatattgacaacttatttaataaaaactcAAGAAGAATTAAccaatgaaaaaattgaacTATTAAGAAAAGGTTGTACAATAGATGATACACATATTCGTCCTttagaattaaaaataataaaacccaatttgttatataaatgGCTTAAATTAACATATGTAGAAAAATCACAAACACATTTaaatttacttttttcaaaatataatatgacTATAAGAAAGTGTAAAAGATATTCTTTTGGACCATATAAATCTTCTGATTTATCAGGAAATTTTCTCATGccattaaaaatacattcaACTATTAACCATCTTATACCAAAGcatgaatataaattaactTTATCTCATCCTACTGGTAACATATTAATGGATGCTCACCAAAAATGTGTTAAAATCAAGGATTATTTAAACGATTCTGTCGTACGTGAATAG
- a CDS encoding WD repeat-containing protein, putative, giving the protein MYIEKLNLSSENAKITSLDFQPNTDLNRLAISSLHQIKIYNIPHYDVNTKNKLKIDLLFVSNDHNLVYINTIRWSYNGKFLASCDSGGTLVCYELDINKNNIKKHNEDIKNAYTKSTNNPFAQTNNNKEEWKMSKCIKIHENGEIFDLSWSRDNEHVVCGVSNGIVYIFNLIKSYVSHKLFVKGTTENIKGVSFHPTNNLIIAQSSDNIMCIWKKVNIYSDQNSMDMIHHQKGCFDINENKNHQTYEPGNLKNDFSSSQGIMGREYFEYVYEENMNKKYKNIDTPTIRHIYFDNFGKYASITHIPNNGRNCGILLKIKNQNDQYINKKKIYMDGHGSCMRVAKIGQKIFVDMRKKKLYSLYCQCSDNGVISLWKIFLKRIEKPYNLKNKKNEKKKRDKIALEKAKMGSNNNINISKEKKNKVNKYAQCFLILQNLLEEQTCAVDLSWSDKDNQLIIGGSNGSVYIVQIDISKLNLEPFYHKEFVQINEIFVRHKRDEKIRIEDEKSIIKNKAIRDKIVGDKLFDKIVQRSFEKTGDRIDGKKIIENTGEKKVKNRLTPKIKYLYDEYGNIIENSKSHEVIHILKCTIHPLNDDISKYCDFSFLSFNKKDNINIFSSYTKHSNYLTNKMKQHNLDDLTNLHFFNFSSFLNDFLYVIISYIYTIIQNCDYIWNIIKKEIAHTLHTQSSPFTTPLIPSLLFQSVFYKEKDILKNLLPNESPPFFKNIYTFSKFNEIFQDGQAYFRRCSYDTDDANRDTGGNGGESKDRNGNENRKGNDGNKNGEPQNNNNGIGGNGGDGDEEKNRKEKNSNEPDEYSNEDNKNNKIPNNNNNTDCKKIEKLNNNTNKKVRKNNKNNIDKQGNNKGLENNNSKKKNCTLINKNKLINSEDNIIKNYNEIINLQSYVISSNNDQIFANSNSQINTKMIELIKNSKKSENIKDINGDIYNIYKKENDKYSDITSIDMIDPTNFINKNYEGTNDLSHHINSISINMSNDSSKVLENLNNLSDNKITKFIKNISPNKKEKKESKKEKKKMKKQQETQNLGDEKTEGKKQKKSEGKKEKKNEGKKNSKKDSNKVIKGGVEMGTEGKVKGGKVPKEVKEPKSTKASKGTKDSNEANKSTEMVAENTPNLLTEPNEENPPNENNENPEPNDQNEQTQTDTQNGPNESNETNEPNEPNEPNEPNEPNVPNESNEANDPTEPNEPNDPNDPNEPTEENNSTSKKKETSKNQKRNSNKGTKKKSAKNNKKDENGNNSDIEWANFNPHAELFCPIIRKEDNGEEVGYMTYSSPVKFGKETNDSNDVNKQNKNKKRKSVDNINKKKSKNSNDFLSFNDTNENGDNECLDKIMKYNKYEEEGEKRNNKIKNENSFFKAEETFDNTKNKNKEFNKKNIIKGSNEIDKEYGEEDDDTMENGLKKNNKRMHENMYSSNSVIDKQNYNLKNTHNNLNFSNKYTGEKFMKRELKNSNLNNSTSNTFGRNDYPNEFEAFELGKKKNNVYLDNYELSQRNLNNKTSPDYYNHNSHSHLDKYSSVENGQDETNNYHTKKFRSNENENYKHYQSYLKREYNTNLNLIDIKKEEFEDGSSMYSQEEYNDPMERYGYNSNEFDKYKEMNFKNKKRKAYNKMINGNMDNFEINNMYGSNNIDFIRTKKYNDKMNYISKGYNKRNNKKIRIKNNEDIETVYESNQYILDDMYSNDDIIYSNHGEKKKQMKNIHINNDVQYEKYKNKVIVFDNRKENCLICCMCNNNNNLGGKKNYYLLWEDEISGKNIKYTINDNYIFIISYKFNIFLLNIFSINSKLLIHDYVLPVKYIADFVIIKSFNIDGNIYTFFYMHDKKYYYIYQLLNYSSLFLLYSFEISMLNSHVESININIVEKLQNEGILSKSSKKCFKKYKKLLKNRNKKGSINGEEIKENREADEISKMENDKPTNSETEEQIKVTVINKKQKEKNEKDKERELSLKELIHSITFYEKLKIGNKLNIKQHKKCNGFFSKKSIKKGKHQCSMSYFNPRCSNKLLTRIPNKIQNCSSQKIKKKDTINKEKKERKKNYFDIFSNNIHGNDLLYDYIYRKENFYYSYMCIYIFLKNGMIYLLRRNLMKTEVTNENHLPDTYPSEIISMRPHMFEQNGVTLISRLDNTYYNKSLYCDIDLLYNSKDDYSEGIHNKAILGTTNTLNRCLANEYFNKSKNLIMFDDLMYIQQKGMKNFSSQNKIFNIYDFDISKLLESEEAIEEHENVGHYFETDVKEEKVNTDDDYKIENNFVTQNEHIKKELNKVSDDFLHAMNISEAFKKNENNSTSHIDRNLYIKTIKYLENQMKYSILIMNKISFLNYLYAYFSFLVEYLDITRIQQNFQYFMKITLYHLKKYISNFVFFNIDQDTNHEPYWPIPYK; this is encoded by the exons ATGTATATTGAAAAGTTAAACTTGAGTTCAGaaaatgcaaaaataaCAAGTTTAGATTTTCAGCCTAATACTGACTTAAATAGACTAGCTATTTCAAGCTTAcaccaaataaaaatatataatattccaCATTATGAtgtaaatacaaaaaataagttaAAAATTGATTTGTTATTTGTAAGTAATGATCATAATTtagtttatattaataccATACGATGGAGTTATAATGGTAAATTTTTGGCTAGCTGTGATAGTGGGGGTACATTAGTTTGTTATGAACTggacataaataaaaataatattaaaaaacataatgaagatataaaaaatgcttATACAAAATCAACTAATAACCCATTTGcacaaacaaataataataaagaagaaTGGAAAATGAgtaaatgtataaaaatacatgaaaatggtgaaatttttgatttatCATGGTCACGAGATAATGAACATGTTGTGTGTGGGGTTTCAAACGgaatagtatatatatttaatttaataaaatcatATGTATCTCATAAACTTTTTGTAAAAGGGACTactgaaaatataaaagggGTTTCCTTTCATCcaacaaataatttaatcaTTGCTCAAAGTAGTGATAATATTATGTGCATATggaaaaaagtaaatatttattctgACCAAAATAGTATGGATATGATACATCACCAAAAAGGTTGTtttgatataaatgaaaataaaaatcatcAAACTTATGAACCTggaaatttaaaaaatgatttttcATCTTCACAAGGGATAATGGGAAGagaatattttgaatatgtatatgaagaaaatatgaataaaaaatataaaaatattgatacCCCAACTATTcgtcatatttattttgataattttgGCAAATATGCAAGTATTACACACATACCAAATAATGGTAGAAATTGTGGTATCTTacttaaaattaaaaatcaaaatgatcaatatataaataaaaaaaaaatatatatggatgGACATGGAAGTTGTATGCGAGTTGCCAAAATAGgccaaaaaatatttgtagatatgagaaaaaaaaaattatatagttTATATTGTCAATGTAGTGATAATGGTGTAATATCGTTAtggaaaatttttttaaagagaATAGAAAAAccttataatttaaaaaataaaaaaaatgagaaaaaaaaacgtgATAAAATTGCATTAGAGAAAGCTAAAATGGgtagtaataataacataaatatatctaaagaaaaaaaaaataaagtaaataaatatgcacaatgttttttaattcttcaaAATTTATTGGAAGAACAAACATGTGCTGTTGACTTAAGTTGGTCTGATAAAGATAACCAATTAATAATTGGAGGATCCAATGGATCTGTTTATATTGTACAAATTGATATTAgcaaattaaatttagaaCCTTTTTACCATAAAGAATTTgtacaaataaatgaaatatttgttAGACATAAGAgagatgaaaaaataaggatagaagatgaaaaatcaattataaaaaataaagcaaTTCGAGATAAAATCGTAGGAGATAAactttttgataaaattgTTCAGAGAAGTTTTGAAAAAACTGGAGATCGAATcgatggaaaaaaaattatagaaaatactggagaaaaaaaagtcaAAAATAGATTAACACcaaaaatcaaatatttatatgatgaatatggaaatataattgaaaattCGAAATCACATGAagttattcatattttaaaatgcaCAATACATCCCTTAAATGATGACATAAGTAAATATTGtgatttttctttcttatcattcaataaaaaggataacataaatattttttcaagtTACACAAAACACTCAAACTATTTAACtaacaaaatgaaacaaCATAATCTAGATGACCTCACCAATCTTCactttttcaatttttctTCCTTCCtaaatgattttttatatgtaattattagttatatttatactattATTCAAAATTGTGATTATATTtggaatattataaaaaaagaaatagcACATACCTTACACACTCAGTCTAGTCCCTTCACTACTCCCCTAATTCCAAGTTTACTCTTTCAAAGTGTTTTctataaagaaaaagatatCCTTAAAAATTTGCTACCAAATGAATCTCCCCCattctttaaaaatatctaTACTTTTTCGaaatttaatgaaatatttcaaGATGGACAAGCATATTTCCGAAGGTGTTCATATGACACTGATGATGCCAATAGAGATACAGGAGGTAATGGTGGAGAAAGTAAAGATCGAAATGGCAATGAGAATAGAAAGGGAAAtgatggaaataaaaatggagagccacaaaataataacaatggTATTGGTGGAAATGGTGGGGATGgagatgaagaaaaaaatcgaaaagaaaaaaattcaaacgAACCCGATGAATATTCAAatgaagataataaaaataataaaataccaaataataataataatacggattgtaaaaaaatcgaaaaattgaataacaatacaaataaaaaagtgagaaaaaataataaaaataatattgataaaCAAGGAAATAACAAAGGgttagaaaataataatagtaaaaaaaaaaattgtacacttataaataaaaacaagtTAATTAATAGTGaagataatataattaaaaattataatgaaatCATAAATTTACAAAGTTATGTAATTTCATCAAACAATGATCAAATATTTGCAAACTCAAATAGCCaaattaatacaaaaatgatagaacttataaaaaacagTAAAAAATCTGAAAACATTAAAGATATTAATGGTGatatttacaatatttataaaaaagaaaatgataaatatagtGATATCACTTCAATTGATATGATTGATCCTaccaattttataaataaaaattatgaaggCACTAATGATTTATCCCATCATATAAATTCTATATCGATAAATATGAGCAATGATTCGAGTAAGGTTTTGGagaatttaaataatctgagtgataataaaatcacaaagtttattaaaaatatatctcctaataaaaaagaaaagaaagaatcaaaaaaagaaaaaaaaaaaatgaaaaaacaacAAGAGACACAAAATTTAGGTGATGAAAAAACAGAAGGAAAAAAGCAGAAAAAGAGTGAAgggaaaaaagaaaaaaaaaatgaaggaaaaaaaaatagtaaaaaagaTTCGAATAAAGTGATTAAAGGGGGTGTGGAAATGGGAACCGAAGGTAAAGTTAAAGGAGGAAAAGTGCCTAAAGAGGTTAAGGAACCCAAAAGTACTAAAGCGAGTAAGGGGACCAAGGATTCAAATGAGGCAAACAAATCCACTGAAATGGTTGCAGAAAATACACCGAATCTGCTAACCGAACCGAATGAAGAAAATCCTCCAAacgaaaataatgaaaaccCTGAACCAAACGATCAAAATGAGCAAACCCAAACAGACACACAAAATGGTCCAAATGAATCAAATGAAACAAATGAACCAAATGAGCCAAACGAACCCAACGAACCTAACGAGCCAAATGTCCCCAATGAATCAAACGAAGCAAATGATCCCACTGAACCCAATGAACCCAACGACCCTAACGACCCTAATGAGCCAACTGAAGAAAATAACAGCACCTCGAAAAAGAAGGAAACTAGCAAAAACCAGAAAAGAAATTCCAACAAaggaacaaaaaaaaaatccgcaaaaaataataaaaaagatgaaaatggaaataattcTGATATAGAATGGGCAAATTTTAATCCACATGCTGAATTATTTTGTCCAATTATAAGAAAAGAAGATAATGGAGAAGAAGTAGGATATATGACATATAGTTCACCTGTTAAATTTGGGAAAGAAACTAATGATTCAAATGATgttaataaacaaaataaaaataaaaaaagaaaaagtgtagataatataaataagaaaaaaagtaaaaacaGTAATGATTTCTTATCATTTAATGatacaaatgaaaatggtGATAATGAATGTTTagataaaattatgaaatataataaatatgaagaaGAAGGAGAAAAAcgaaataacaaaataaaaaatgaaaatagttTCTTTAAAGCTGAAGAAACATTtgataatacaaaaaataaaaataaagaatttaataaaaaaaatataattaaaggAAGTAACGAAATTGATAAAGAATATGGTGAAGAAGATGATGATACTATGGAAAAtggtttaaaaaaaaataataaaagaatgcatgaaaatatgtatagTTCAAATAGTGTAATTgacaaacaaaattataatttaaaaaatacacataataatttgaatttttcaaataaatatacaggAGAAAAATTCATGAAGCGTGAACTAAAAAATAGCAACCTCAATAATAGCACAAGTAATACATTTGGAAGAAATGATTACCCTAATGAGTTTGAAGCATTCGAActaggaaaaaaaaaaaataatgtatatttagATAATTATGAACTATCACAaagaaatttaaataacaaAACAAGCCCTgattattataatcataACTCCCATTCCCATTTAGATAAATATTCTTCAGTAGAAAATGGCCAAGATGAGACTAACAATTAtcacacaaaaaaattcagatcaaatgaaaatgaaaactaTAAACATTATCAATCTTATTTAAAACGAgaatataatacaaatttaaatttaattgatattaaaaaagaggAGTTTGAAGATGGAAGTAGTATGTATAGTCAAGAAGAATATAATGATCCAATGGAAAGATATGGATATAATTCCAACGaatttgataaatataaggaaatgaattttaaaaataaaaaaagaaaagcttataataaaatgataaatggaaatatggacaattttgaaataaataatatgtatggATCAAATAATATCGATTTTATACGTACtaagaaatataatgataaaatgaattatatttcaaaaggttataataaaagaaataataaaaaaatcagaataaaaaataatgaagataTTGAAACAGTTTATGAAAGcaatcaatatattttggaCGATATGTACAGCAATGatgatattatatatagcaATCATggagagaaaaaaaaacaaatgaaaaatatacacattaataatgatgttcaatatgaaaaatacaaaaataaagtaataGTTTTTGATAATCGAAAAGaaaattgtttaatttgttgtatgtgtaataataataataatttaggaggaaaaaaaaattattatttattatgggAAGATGAAATAtcaggaaaaaatattaaatacacaattaatgataattatatatttataataagtTATAAgttcaatatttttctacttaatatttttagcaTAAATAGTAAATTACTTATTCATGATTATGTATTACCagttaaatatatagccgattttgttataattaaaagttTTAACATTGATGGAAAtatttacacatttttttatatgcatgataaaaaatattattatatttatcagtTGTTAAATTATTCAAGTCTTTTCTTgttatattcatttgaaATATCAATGCTCAACTCCCATGTTGAATCCATAAATATCAACATTGTGGAAAAGTTACAAAACGAAGGTATCTTAAGCAAAAGTTCTAagaaatgttttaaaaaatacaaaaaactCCTTAAAAATAGAAACAAAAAAGGTTCTATCAATGGAGAGGagataaaagaaaataggGAAGCAGACGAAATCAGcaaaatggaaaatgaTAAACCTACTAACAGTGAAACAGAAgaacaaataaaagtaacagtaataaataaaaaacaaaaagaaaaaaatgaaaaagataaagaGAGGGAACTATCTTTGAAGGAACTAATACATAGTATTacattttatgaaaaattaaaaattggaaataaattaaatataaaacaacataaaaaatgtaatggttttttttcaaaaaaatcaataaaaaaaggaaagcATCAATGCAGTATGTCCTATTTCAATCCAAGATGTTccaataaattattaactCGCAtaccaaataaaatacaaaattgtTCAagtcaaaaaataaaaaaaaaagatactATAAACaaagagaaaaaagaaagaaaaaaaaactattttgatattttttcaaataatatacatggAAAcgatttattatatgattatatatataggaaagaaaatttttattatagctatatgtgtatatatatttttttaaaaaatggaatgaTATATCTCTTACGAAGGAATCTAATGAAAACAGAAGTAACAAATGAAAATCATCTTCCTGATACATATCCATCTGAGATAATATCAATGAGACCACATATGTTTGAACAAAATGGTGTAACTTTAATATCTCGATTGGATAATACTTATTACAATAAATCATTATATTGTGATATAgatcttttatataatagtaaGGATGATTATTCAGAAGGAATACATAATAAAGCAATTTTAGGAACTACTAATACATTAAATAGATGTTTAGCAAATGAATATTTcaataaaagtaaaaatttaattatgttCGATGACTTAATGTATATACAACAAAAAGGAATGAAAAACTTTTCatcacaaaataaaatatttaatatatatgattttgATATTAGCAAATTACTGGAATCGGAAGAAGCTATTGAAGAACATGAAAATGTAGGACATTACTTTGAGACCGATGTAAAGGAAGAAAAAGTTAATACCGATGATGattataaaatagaaaataacTTCGTTACACAAAATGagcatattaaaaaagagtTAAACAAAGTAAGTGACGATTTTCTTCATGCTATGAATATTTCAGAAgcattcaaaaaaaatgaaaataattcaacTTCCCATATAGATAGAaatctttatataaaaactataaaatatttagagaatcaaatgaaatatagtatattaattatgaacaaaatatcatttttaaattatttatatgcttaTTTTAGCTTTTTAGTAGAATATTTAGATATTACAAGGATTCAACAAAActttcaatattttatgaaaataactttatatcatttaaaaaaatatatttcaaattttgtatttttcaatattgATCAAGATACAAATCATGAACCATATTG GCCCATTCCATACAAATGA